In one window of Brassica rapa cultivar Chiifu-401-42 chromosome A07, CAAS_Brap_v3.01, whole genome shotgun sequence DNA:
- the LOC103831782 gene encoding protein phosphatase 2C 16 yields MEEMTPAVAVTLSLANSICDSSPVDITQLKNVTDAADLLPDSTMEEEPKKGSCDGSVVDEDEVEDTSAVISEGLLVVDAGSELTLSMEIDNGRVLAKAIILGESSIEEVPTAKVLIQDTKIEDCSGVTASEVVIRLPEENSNNHVAKGRSVYELDCIPLWGTVSIQGNRSEMEDAVAVLPHFLKLPIKMLMGDHEGMSPSLTHLTGHFFGVYDGHGGYQVADYCRDRLHFALAEEIERIKDELCKRNTGEGRQVQWEKVFTSCFLNVDGEIEGRIGRAAAVVGGSSDVVLEAVASETVGSTAVVALVCSSHLVVSNCGDSRAVLYRGKEAMPLSVDHKPDREDEYARIENAGGKVIQWQGARVFGVLAMSRSLGDRYLKPYVIPEPEVTFMPRSREDDCLIIASDGLWDVMSNQEVCEVARKRILMWHKKHGAPPLAERGKGTDPACQAAAEYLSVLALQKGSKDNISIIVVDLKAQRKFKTRA; encoded by the exons ATGGAAGAGATGACTCCAGCAGTTGCAGTGACTCTCAGCTTAGCTAACTCTATATGTGACTCATCACCTGTCGACATCACTCAGCTCAAGAACGTTACCGACGCAGCTGACTTGTTACCTGATTCCACCATGGAGGAAGAACCCAAGAAAGGGTCCTGTGATGGAAGTGTTGTGGATGAAGACGAGGTGGAGGATACTAGTGCTGTCATAAGCGAAGGCTTACTAGTCGTTGACGCTGGATCTGAACTCACCTTGTCTATGGAGATAGATAACGGGAGAGTTCTCGCTAAAGCCATTATCCTAGGGGAATCAAGCATCGAGGAGGTTCCTACAGCTAAAGTTCTCATTCAGGACACTAAGATAGAAGATTGTTCAGGTGTGACAGCTTCAGAGGTTGTTATTAGGCTACCAGAGGAAAACAGTAATAACCACGTGGCGAAGGGGAGAAGCGTCTATGAGCTGGATTGTATCCCTCTCTGGGGAACGGTTTCGATTCAAGGTAATAGATCTGAGATGGAGGATGCTGTTGCCGTGCTGCCTCATTTCTTGAAGTTACCTATCAAAATGCTGATGGGAGATCATGAGGGTATGAGTCCAAGCCTCACTCACCTCACTGGTCATTTCTTCGGTGTTTATGATGGTCATGGAGGCTATCAG GTTGCTGACTACTGTCGAGATAGACTCCATTTTGCTTTAGCTGAAGAGATAGAGCGCATTAAAGACGAGTTGTGCAAGAGGAACACTGGAGAAGGTAGGCAGGTGCAGTGGGAGAAAGTCTTCACTAGCTGTTTTCTAAATGTAGATGGTGAGATTGAAGGAAGAATCGGTAGAGCTGCTGCTGTTGTTGGTGGTTCTTCTGATGTGGTTCTTGAAGCTGTTGCCTCCGAGACTGTAGGATCAACAGCTGTGGTTGCTTTGGTTTGTTCATCACATTTAGTGGTTTCTAACTGCGGTGATTCTAGGGCGGTTTTGTACCGTGGCAAAGAAGCCATGCCCTTATCAGTTGATCACAAA CCGGATAGAGAGGATGAGTATGCGAGAATAGAGAACGCTGGTGGGAAAGTTATACAGTGGCAAGGCGCTCGTGTGTTTGGTGTTCTCGCCATGTCTAGGTCCCTTG GTGACAGATACTTGAAGCCATATGTGATTCCAGAACCGGAAGTGACGTTCATGCCTAGGTCAAGAGAAGATGACTGTCTAATAATAGCCAGCGATGGTCTTTGGGACGTAATGAGCAACCAAGAAGTCTGTGAAGTAGCGAGGAAACGGATCTTGATGTGGCACAAGAAGCACGGTGCGCCGCCTCTAGCGGAGAGAGGCAAAGGAACGGATCCAGCTTGCCAAGCGGCGGCTGAGTACCTCTCGGTGCTTGCTCTTCAGAAAGGAAGCAAAGATAACATCTCCATCATTGTGGTTGACTTGAAAGCTCAAAGAAAGTTCAAGACCAGAGCTTGA
- the LOC103832261 gene encoding U-box domain-containing protein 35, with protein MSARIVDNGIITVIAIDKDKNSQHALKWAVENILVDSPQCVLLHVEPKGNTGAHIQRDNQDDSHQFFLPFRGFCSRKGIIPKEVLLREIDISNAIVSYITNNSISNIVVGASSHNAFFKKFKRPDVPTTLLKTSPETCAVFVVSKVKLLKSKSASQALKHHPIQQSLSTLLYNNEPRSSNYSSDSERDSVVSTQHSKPMSDFSQTSSPPRISTQQNLSECSQSDTDNGSYGMVSTVTSYTISQSSTTNGSSISSTSTESPHAVTFMEQQNQNLEAEVRRLRQELKQYNPSNNKESSQEHKLPRAKGVRRLDQAIEMPRALSEENQNRLSAIQAAEIAKQLAKMESQKRKLLEMQAKLEKQRMASNVSYRRYSIKDVEGATNGFSDSLKIGEGGYGPVYKAVLDYTSVAIKILKSGITQGLKQFQQEVEVLSSMRHPNMVILLGACPEYGCLVYEYMENGTLEDRLFCKDDTPPLSWRARFRIAAEVATGLLFLHHAKPDPLVHRDLKPANILLDRHFTSKISDVGLARLVPSSVADSYSNYHMTSAAGTFCYIDPEYQQTGLLGVKSDLYSFGVVLLQMITAMPAMGLGHKVEMAVENNKLSELFDPKVSEWPEEETLELAKLALQCCELRKRDRPDLASVVLPALNRLREFAREDHERIKNRTSHVSQSNYSDPVPSSQVSFLEPFCYTWTRI; from the exons ATGTCTGCAAGAATAGTAGACAATGGCATAATCACGGTGATAGCCATTGATAAAGACAAGAACAGCCAACACGCTTTGAAATGGGCGGTTGAGAACATTCTTGTCGATTCTCCACAATGTGTTCTTCTCCACGTTGAACCTAAAG GAAACACAGGAGCACATATACAACGTGACAATCAAGATGATTCGCATCAGTTCTTTCTTCCTTTCAGAGGATTCTGCTCTAGAAAAGGA ATTATTCCCAAGGAGGTTCTTCTTAGAGAGATTGATATCTCTAATGCTATTGTCAGCTACATCACTAACAATTCCATTTCAAATATCGTTGTTGGCGCATCTTCTCACAATGCCTTTTTCAA GAAGTTTAAGAGACCAGATGTGCCCACCACTTTGCTTAAAACGTCTCCAGAGACTTGCGCAGTCTTTGTTGTCTCAAAAGTTAAACTGCTAAAAAGCAAATCCGCAAGTCAGGCTCTGAAGCATCATCCCATACAACAAAGTCTCTCTACTTTGTTGTACAATAATGAGCCAAGGAGCTCCAACTATTCAAGTGATTCAGAGAG GGATTCAGTTGTATCTACACAACACAGCAAACCCATGTCAGATTTCTCCCAAACCAGTTCACCTCCTCGCATCTCAACACAGCAAAATCTGAGTGAGTGTTCTCAGTCAGACACTGACAATGGAAGTTATGGTATGGTATCAACTGTGACTTCTTACACTATATCTCAAAGTTCCACTACCAACGGAAGCTCCATCTCTTCAACATCCACG GAGAGTCCACATGCGGTAACTTTCATGGAACAACAG aatcaaaatcttgaagCCGAGGTGAGGAGATTGAGACAAGAACTGAAGCAGTATAATCCCTCAAACAACAAAGAAAGC TCTCAAGAACATAAACTACCTAGAGCCAAAGGTGTTAGAAGACTAGACCAAGCAATAGAGATGCCTAGAGCATTGTCTGAGGAGAATCAGAATAGGCTTTCAGCAATCCAAGCAGCTGAAATAGCAAAACAATTAGCAAAAATGGAGAGCCAAAAGAGAAAGTTACTTGAGATGCAAGCCAAGTTGGAGAAACAAAGAATGGCAAGCAACGTCTCTTACAGACGTTACAGTATCAAAGACGTTGAAGGTGCTACCAATGGATTTTCAGATTCCTTAAAGATCGGTGAAGGAGGGTATGGACCTGTGTACAAGGCCGTCCTCGATTACACTTCTGTCGCCATTAAAATCTTGAAGTCTGGTATCACACAAGGCCTCAAACAGTTCCAACAAGAGGTTGAGGTTCTGAGTAGCATGAGACATCCTAATATGGTGATCCTCCTCGGTGCATGTCCTGAGTATGGTTGTCTTGTTTACGAGTACATGGAGAATGGAACGCTTGAAGATCGTCTCTTCTGTAAAGACGATACGCCTCCGCTTTCGTGGAGAGCAAGGTTCAGAATCGCTGCTGAGGTTGCCACAGGGCTTCTTTTCCTTCACCATGCGAAACCTGACCCGTTGGTTCATCGTGATCTGAAGCCGGCAAACATTCTACTCGACAGACATTTCACTAGCAAGATTAGTGACGTTGGTCTAGCTCGTCTTGTACCTTCCTCTGTGGCTGATAGCTATAGTAACTATCACATGACTTCTGCAGCTG GTACATTCTGTTACATCGACCCTGAGTACCAGCAAACCGGATTGCTGGGAGTGAAATCTGATCTGTACTCTTTTGGTGTGGTGCTTTTGCAAATGATAACAGCCATGCCAGCAATGGGGTTAGGCCATAAAGTAGAGATGGCGGTTGAAAACAACAAGCTCAGTGAACTTTTCGATCCAAAGGTATCAGAATGGCCTGAGGAAGAGACTCTGGAGTTGGCTAAATTGGCTTTACAGTGCTGTGAGTTGAGGAAAAGAGACAGACCTGATCTCGCTTCTGTAGTGTTACCGGCTCTGAACAGGCTAAGAGAGTTTGCAAGAGAGGATCATGAACGTATCAAGAACAGAACATCTCATGTGTCACAATCTAACTATTCAGATCCGGTTCCTTCCTCTCAGGTTAGTTTCTTAGAACCGTTCTGCTACACATGGACTAGAATCTAG
- the LOC103831780 gene encoding telomere repeat-binding factor 4 isoform X1 — protein MGNQKLKWTGDEEEALRAGIEKHGPGKWKNILRDPEFAHQLTNRSNIDLKDKWRNLCVAPGTQCSNDKSRTRKVKEEGVTLASLSPTAATATPPSYPNSSSSSPATSLPRSASSDFSVDNNFAVDNKNAPRYDAMIFEAISELADPNGSDVGSIFSFIEPRHEVPPTFRRVLSSRLRRLAAQGKLSKVSNSKPLLNFYKLPDGSETTTRTTPAPTPKPKETNVKPRQSYINQPPSVSQEMIDEAAITAACKVVEAENKINVAKAAVEELEKTTKLADETELMLELAKEMHKECCRGEAVVLA, from the exons ATGGGAAACCAGAAATTAAAATGGACGGGGGACGAGGAGGAGGCGTTGCGCGCCGGAATTGAAAAGCACGGCCCCGGCAAGTGGAAGAACATTCTCCGTGATCCCGAGTTCGCCCATCAGCTCACCAATCGCTCCAACATCGACCTCAAG GATAAGTGGCGTAACTTGTGTGTTGCTCCGGGTACTCAATGCTCAAATGATAAGTCGAGAACGAGGAAAGTCAAAGAAGAAGGCGTTACTCTGGCTTCTCTTTCACCCACTGCTGCTACCGCTACTCCACCTTCTTATCctaactcttcttcttcctcgccgGCTACTTCCCTTCCACGCAGTGCTTCTTCTGACTTTAGCGTTGATAATAACTTTGCTGTGGATAACAAGAACGCTCCCAG GTATGACGCGATGATATTTGAAGCTATCTCTGAGTTAGCGGATCCAAATGGATCTGATGTCGGTTCCATCTTCAGCTTCATCGAG CCAAGGCATGAAGTGCCGCCAACTTTTAGAAGAGTCCTTAGCTCAAGACTGAGGAGGCTCGCAGCTCAGGGAAAACTTTCAAAGGTTAGCAACTCAAAACCT TTACTGAACTTCTACAAGCTACCAGATGGATcagaaacaacaacaagaacaacaCCTGCCCCAACCCCAAAACCAAAGGAGACAAACGTAAAACCCCGGCAATCATACATCAATCAACCCCCTTCGGTTTCACAAGAGATGATCGACGAAGCTGCAATAACCGCGGCATGTAAAGTTGTAGAGGCAGAGAATAAAATAAACGTGGCCAAAGCAGCAGTGGAAGAGTTGGAGAAGACGACTAAGCTTGCAGATGAAACCGAACTTATGCTGGAGTTAGCTAAAGAGATGCATAAAGAAT GTTGTCGTGGCGAGGCTGTGGTCTTGGCTTGA
- the LOC103831781 gene encoding mitochondrial import inner membrane translocase subunit TIM23-2 translates to MAANNNRSDHDSSDENNNTRLYNPYQNFEAPIKSQYLYKLPTSPEYLFTEESLKQRRSWGENLTFYTGTAYLGGSVAGAAVGIVTGVKNFESGDTTKLKINRILNSSGHTGRTWGNRVGIIGLMYAGIESGVVAALDRDDVWTSVVAGLGTGAVFRAARGVRSAAVAGALGGIAAGAVVAGKQVVKRYVPI, encoded by the coding sequence ATGGCGGCGAACAACAACAGATCCGATCACGACTCATCAGACGAGAACAACAACACGCGTCTCTACAACCCTTACCAAAACTTCGAGGCTCCGATAAAGTCTCAGTACCTCTACAAGCTCCCCACCTCCCCCGAGTACCTCTTCACCGAGGAGTCCTTAAAGCAGCGCCGCTCCTGGGGCGAGAATCTCACCTTCTACACCGGCACCGCTTACCTCGGCGGCTCCGTCGCCGGCGCCGCGGTCGGGATCGTGACCGGGGTCAAGAACTTCGAATCTGGCGACACGACGAAGCTGAAGATCAACAGGATCTTGAACTCCTCTGGTCACACGGGGAGGACGTGGGGGAATAGGGTTGGGATCATTGGGTTGATGTACGCTGGGATCGAGAGTGGCGTTGTGGCTGCGTTGGATAGGGATGATGTTTGGACTAGCGTGGTGGCGGGTCTTGGGACCGGGGCGGTTTTTAGGGCGGCGCGTGGGGTGAGATCCGCGGCTGTGGCGGGGGCTCTCGGTGGGATAGCGGCTGGTGCTGTGGTTGCAGGGAAGCAAGTTGTGAAGCGGTATGTGCCCATTTGA
- the LOC103831780 gene encoding telomere repeat-binding factor 4 isoform X2, giving the protein MGNQKLKWTGDEEEALRAGIEKHGPGKWKNILRDPEFAHQLTNRSNIDLKDKWRNLCVAPGTQCSNDKSRTRKVKEEGVTLASLSPTAATATPPSYPNSSSSSPATSLPRSASSDFSVDNNFAVDNKNAPRYDAMIFEAISELADPNGSDVGSIFSFIEPRHEVPPTFRRVLSSRLRRLAAQGKLSKLLNFYKLPDGSETTTRTTPAPTPKPKETNVKPRQSYINQPPSVSQEMIDEAAITAACKVVEAENKINVAKAAVEELEKTTKLADETELMLELAKEMHKECCRGEAVVLA; this is encoded by the exons ATGGGAAACCAGAAATTAAAATGGACGGGGGACGAGGAGGAGGCGTTGCGCGCCGGAATTGAAAAGCACGGCCCCGGCAAGTGGAAGAACATTCTCCGTGATCCCGAGTTCGCCCATCAGCTCACCAATCGCTCCAACATCGACCTCAAG GATAAGTGGCGTAACTTGTGTGTTGCTCCGGGTACTCAATGCTCAAATGATAAGTCGAGAACGAGGAAAGTCAAAGAAGAAGGCGTTACTCTGGCTTCTCTTTCACCCACTGCTGCTACCGCTACTCCACCTTCTTATCctaactcttcttcttcctcgccgGCTACTTCCCTTCCACGCAGTGCTTCTTCTGACTTTAGCGTTGATAATAACTTTGCTGTGGATAACAAGAACGCTCCCAG GTATGACGCGATGATATTTGAAGCTATCTCTGAGTTAGCGGATCCAAATGGATCTGATGTCGGTTCCATCTTCAGCTTCATCGAG CCAAGGCATGAAGTGCCGCCAACTTTTAGAAGAGTCCTTAGCTCAAGACTGAGGAGGCTCGCAGCTCAGGGAAAACTTTCAAAG TTACTGAACTTCTACAAGCTACCAGATGGATcagaaacaacaacaagaacaacaCCTGCCCCAACCCCAAAACCAAAGGAGACAAACGTAAAACCCCGGCAATCATACATCAATCAACCCCCTTCGGTTTCACAAGAGATGATCGACGAAGCTGCAATAACCGCGGCATGTAAAGTTGTAGAGGCAGAGAATAAAATAAACGTGGCCAAAGCAGCAGTGGAAGAGTTGGAGAAGACGACTAAGCTTGCAGATGAAACCGAACTTATGCTGGAGTTAGCTAAAGAGATGCATAAAGAAT GTTGTCGTGGCGAGGCTGTGGTCTTGGCTTGA